One Nicotiana tabacum cultivar K326 chromosome 23, ASM71507v2, whole genome shotgun sequence genomic window, TTACTGAACAAACCTACAAAGTGTGCAAAAGCAGAATGGTCCACATTGGAGGCATCAGGTGTGGAAGTATTAGACATTTGAGCTTGTTGGAACAAGGTCAACAAGTGTTGATACTGCTCCTTGGTGAATCCATGGGCTGAGGTATCAGCATGCTGAGAAGTGGAAGTGATAGCAATAGTGGGTGGACTTTCAGTCTGGATACAAGAAGCATACTTCTTACTCCTCGTGAATTTGAAATCATCAGGGAACCCATGAAGTCTGTAGCATTTGTCTACAGTGTGGCCAGGCTTCTTGCAGTACTTGCAAGAGACATTTGGAGCAGTTTTCCTGACCTCAAAATTTACCTTTTAACTGAAATTCCTATTTGTGGTAGAGGTACCAGGAGATACCAAGAAAGAGGTGGCATCACCAGAGAAGTTTGGAGCAGCAGAATGAGCTTCTCTTTGACTCTCATCTTGCTATAGGAGGCTATAAGCTTTGCTGATTGGTGGAAGGGAATTCATCAACATAATGCCACTCTTAACAGTTATGTAGGACTCATTAAGACCATTAAGAAATTGGAACAACTGTTGATCTTCTATGAACTTAGGCAGTGCACCACATGAACAAACAGGACCTACATATGATGAATTCAGCTCATCCCACAAACTCCTCATTTTGGGGAAGTAAGAAGTTATATCAGAGGAGCCTTGAGCAGTAGAGTTGATCTCCCTTTGTATTTCGATATATTTAGACCCATTTGATTGACCAAACCTTTCATTTACATCTTTCCAAACTTCCTTAGTAGTTTTAAAACACATGACACTAGCAGCTATTTTTCTAGATACCGAATTAGTTATCCAGGCTTTAACCATATCATTGCACCTTTCCCAATATGGATAATAAGGGTAGTCAGGAGTAGGTTGGTTGACTCTGCCATCTAATAGACTGATCTTGTTCTTTGCAGAGAGGGAAGTGAGCATATTGTTACGCCATAATATAAACCCACAGCCACTAAATAGTACAGATACTAGTTGACCCCCGAGATTATCCGAGAGATGAATATAAAAGGGATGTGAGAGATCCAAGGAAAACGAAGCAAATCCGTTGGAAGGTGAATTAGAGATAACATCACCTATAACACTACCCATTTTCAGCAGTAACTAAAGTTAACACTAAAAAACTACAGTAGTATGCTGAGTAATCAAAGATGGATCCAAATCAAGTATATGCAATGAATATCAAACAATGAAAAATATCAAGGCTTGTGATTAAAATGCTTTCTGCTTCCCTACACGAGGTGGGCCTGTGTCAATTAGGCCTGAGACGTAGCTAGGCCAACAATAGTTAAATGGAAATGCAATCTTGTCCTACACGAGGTGGGGCGAAAGGGTTCGGTGTTCGAGGGTCGGGGGTCAGGGAAAGTGGGTCCAGGTCCGAGTTCGAGAGTCGGGGTCAGAGTTTGGAACTCGGGATTCCGGCACGGGGGTTTGAGGGAAGGTTTGGCTGACCAGGATCGGGGTCAGGGTCGAGGTCCAGGTCCCAGATTCGGAGTCGAGGGTCGGAATTAAGGGTCAAGGTTAAGATTAGCGTTCGTGTTAGTGGATCACGATTGGAGAACGGGGCCCGCGAGCGGTAGGGGGAGGGGTGGCGGGATTTAGTGGGTTCGGGTTGGGGAGTCAGGCATGGGGGTGGTAGATCGGGCGGCAGGGGGTGACGAGGTGAGGGGAGATTGGGCCGATATGTGGGAGTGTTAATGACAATGGAGGCAGGGTCAGGGAACGGCCTGAGGGGTGGAGGCAATAGGGCATGTGTAGGTATAGGTGAAGGGTTGCCAGGTGGATTAGGGGTGGAGTGGGAGTAAGAGTGGTGTGGGGAGTGTTGAAAGAGCATTTAGGAAGAAAAAAATCCTTCCGAGAAAAAGTAAGTtcctaagaaaaatatttttcaaacattAAATCCaactaaatataaaaaaattataaaacattAAAATATGTTCCTCCATAACAAACACAccctttaggggtcgtttggttggtaGGAATAGAGATAATAATCTCAGGATTAGATGTGTGATTATCTTATCCCGCGTTTGGATAAATTTTTGAATCCGAGATTAATTTCCCTTTTCTAAGGCTCTTCCTCCAAAGTCATTTGAAAAATTCAAGGTTAAACATTGAAATAAAGTTTATCCCAACCTATCTAGTTTAcaccaaatatatattttatattatatcaCGTATATTCCTTTTTTGTCCAATTGGAAATTAACCAACGTctccaaataaatatttattcACTAAACTTGTTGCTATTTAATTCATGTATTATAATCTTTTCACTATAATTATGGGATAAATTATTTCCCAACTAAACGACCCCGGGAGAATAAACATTTAGGTAGAAAAACTTCAAAGCAGCCATTATCATTCTCGATAAGAACTAAAAGAGATCTGCCCTTTTTCACTGAGTTAATGCATATATTCACTTTGAATGAACTTAATAATATCATTTGAATTACCTTAATAATTTCATTTACTTATGATTGGTacaatgtttttctttttctttttcttt contains:
- the LOC142177072 gene encoding uncharacterized protein LOC142177072, coding for MGSVIGDVISNSPSNGFASFSLDLSHPFYIHLSDNLGGQLVSVLFSGCGFILWRNNMLTSLSAKNKISLLDGRVNQPTPDYPYYPYWERCNDMVKAWITNSVSRKIAASVMCFKTTKEVWKDVNERFGQSNGSKYIEIQREINSTAQGSSDITSYFPKMRSLWDELNSSYVGPVCSCGALPKFIEDQQLFQFLNGLNESYITVKSGIMLMNSLPPISKAYSLL